The genomic DNA ACTGCCCAGGGAAAAAGCCAAAGCCAAAGGCATCATTCCCGTACTCCACTGTCCCTGGGGTAGTGACCACCCTGCCATCGTTATTCAAGTCAAAGCCAGAGGGAATACCAGTGTTGGAAGGAGCAACATAGACAAAGGGGAATTCAATGGGAGGAGCACCATTTTGCGAGCGGGAGAGATAATTTTGTTGGAAGAGACGCACAGGACGCAGGGGGTCACTGGCTAGGTAGTCAAACTCGTTGAGCAAAATGACATCAGGATTAATCCGTTGAATAGTCTCAGCAACATTCCGTAGTTGTTGGCTGTCAGGGTTGGATAACACCTCCGCAAACTGTCCCTCTCTTCTGTGCAATTCGCTGGTGTATATATTGAATTGGGCAAACCTTACTGTTCTGGTAGTCATAATTACACTGCATAAATGCCAACCCCCCTAACATACCCCCCGCAGGTTAAGGTTGCATCACCAATTCAATTAAGAACAGATTAAGGAAAGTTAAACAATTGTTTAAGTTGAGGACTGCAGGAAGGGGAGAAATTCCTGTACCAGGGGGTCAGCAGTTTGCCCCAGAATCCAGCGGCTAAGCAAATGGGCGGTAATCGGTGCCCATAGAATGCCGTTGCGGTAGTGACCTGTCCCGATCGTCAAGTTTTCGTACTTAGTTGCACCCAGCAAGGGAATTTCCTTGGGGGCATAGGGACGGAAGCCCCACCAGGTTTCTGTAATCGGCAAATCAGCCAGAAATGGTAGAACTGCGATCGCGTTGCTGAGTAAACTATTGATGCCACCGGCAGTAATTCCTGGTAGGAAGCCCACATCCTCCACCGTAGCCCCCAGCACGATCGTGCCATCCTGGCGGGGGACGATATAAGCCCCAGGAGCGTAGATTACCTGTTGCAGTCGCCGTTGGGGGTCGAAGAAGGAGAGCATCTGCCCTTTACGGGGTTGCACTGGCACTGGCAATAATTCCCGCGACCAGGCTCCACTGGCGAGCAAATAATGCCCTGCCACTAATTCCCCTTGGGGAGTTTGCACACTGGTAATCTGCCCATTATTGGTGTTAAAGCCAACAACATTGACCCCCTCCCTAATTTCCACTCCCTGGAGACGGGCAGCTAGGAGCAAGTTTTGCATCAACAGACGAT from Pseudanabaenaceae cyanobacterium SKYG29 includes the following:
- the thiO gene encoding glycine oxidase ThiO: MVSDVLVIGGGIIGIATAWELAKAGVKVCVVERGTCGQGASWAAAGMLAPQAEQLTGDLLALGIKSRSLYPQWIKEIQGVTGQSCGYWCCGIIAPLFNGEAPPSEYYRDRSALLQRQPELGEKVTGGMWYVEDGQVDNRLLMQNLLLAARLQGVEIREGVNVVGFNTNNGQITSVQTPQGELVAGHYLLASGAWSRELLPVPVQPRKGQMLSFFDPQRRLQQVIYAPGAYIVPRQDGTIVLGATVEDVGFLPGITAGGINSLLSNAIAVLPFLADLPITETWWGFRPYAPKEIPLLGATKYENLTIGTGHYRNGILWAPITAHLLSRWILGQTADPLVQEFLPFLQSST